GAAAACAAAGTAGTTTTTACAAAAATCGCAGTTTTATCTCCGGTTGATCACCTTTGGTACAAACCGCCAGTTTGTAGGATTCAAATACGGTGGCGATATAAAAGCTGTAGGGCATTAACATGCTACCCTGATAAACCCGAAGCTGATCTTTAAGTAGAACCACTTCCCGGGCAATGCGAAAACCATTTAATGGTAACTTTAACCCCCATCCGGTAGCCTTCATATAACTTTCTTTTAGCACCCAATAATTATAAAAGGCTTCCTCGGGACAGTCGGCAGCGATAATCTCCCGGTACTCCGCGTTATCAAAAAGTCGTCTGGCAATCTCAAGATCAATATTGCTCACCTTTTCCACATCAGCGCCAATTTCCCGATTGGAAAATACACAAATGGCCAGCTGCTCCGAATGTGAAATATTAAAAAAAAGCTCTGGATATTGGGGCAAATAGGGTTTACCGTTTTGATGATGGGCAATGATCAGATGTTGTTCCTGAAGACCATAG
This is a stretch of genomic DNA from Acetobacterium woodii DSM 1030. It encodes these proteins:
- a CDS encoding 4'-phosphopantetheinyl transferase family protein, whose translation is MLTTPLDDDTFFWNRYHTLSPARQKKIDQLIFSKDKKLSLAAGLVFQAGLADYGLQEQHLIIAHHQNGKPYLPQYPELFFNISHSEQLAICVFSNREIGADVEKVSNIDLEIARRLFDNAEYREIIAADCPEEAFYNYWVLKESYMKATGWGLKLPLNGFRIAREVVLLKDQLRVYQGSMLMPYSFYIATVFESYKLAVCTKGDQPEIKLRFL